One stretch of Brachyhypopomus gauderio isolate BG-103 chromosome 8, BGAUD_0.2, whole genome shotgun sequence DNA includes these proteins:
- the opa1 gene encoding dynamin-like GTPase OPA1, mitochondrial isoform X1 — MLRAGSTISCIACRNLLPSRSGVRFRLPLQKLHPLSRAIHHRSSQGSNPQRPPHCTAARHYTSLSRLPLRPGRARPAGPGHQQHRSFWVARLAARLLKLRYILLGSAVGGGYTAKKTYDEWKDMFPDLSEYTWIVPDFVWELSENFDLDKLASALPEMEEIAKLLPDMEKIGENFTFLKSLLSSGVRSEVIGASGLRLLLETTGETSLKAPEMQSATAGMTDSADKQFKKSSDKEKVDQLQEELLRTQMKYQRMLERLEKENKELRKVVLQKDDKGIHQRKLQKSLIDMYSEVLDILSDYDSNYNTQDHLPRVVVVGDQSAGKTSVLEMIAQARIFPRGSGEMMTRSPVKVTLSEGPHHVAMFKDSSREFDLAKEEDLAALRHEIELRMRKSVKEGQTVSPETISLNVKGPGIQRMVLVDLPGVISTVTTGMASDTKDTIFSISRAYMQNPNAIILCIQDGSVDAERSIVTDLVSQMDPHGRRTIFVLTKVDLAEKNLASPSRIQQIVEGKLFPMKALGYFAVVTGKGSSNESIESIKDYEEDFFQKSRLLRDGMLKTHQVTTKNLSLAVSDCFWKMVRESVEQQADAFKASRFNLETEWKNNYPRLRELDRNELFEKAKNEILDEVISLSQVTPKHWQSILQKKLWERVSTHVIENIYLPAAQTMTSGTFNTTVDIKLKQWTDKQLPHKALEVAWETLQEEFARFMAEYKGKDQDDIFDKLKEAVKDESIKRHKWNESAMDSLRVIQHNALEDRSITDKPQWDAAIEFMEETLQSRLKDTESVIADMVGPNWKQRWTRWINRSPEQHVRNETKNELDRLLKLNEEHTAYLANDEVTTVRKNLEARGVEVDPVLIKDTWHQLYRRHFLQKALFHCNLCRRGFYYYQRHFVDSELECNDVVLFWRIQRMLGITANTLRQQLTNTEVRRLEKNVKEVLEDFGEDGEKKKHLITGRRVQLAEDLKKVREIQEKLEAFIEALHKEK; from the exons ATGTTGCGCGCTGGAAGTACAATTTCCTG CATAGCATGCAGGAATCTGCTCCCCTCCAGATCGGGGGTGAGGTTCCGCCTGCCCCTGCAGAAGCTGCACCCTCTTTCCCGCGCCATCCACCACCGCTCGTCACAGGGCTCCAACCCTCAGCGGCCCCCTCACTGCACGGCTGCGCGCCactacacctccctctccaggcTGCCCTTGCGTCCCGGCCGGGCCCGGCCAGCCGGCCCCGGGCACCAGCAGCACCGCTCCTTCTGGGTGGCCCGTCTGGCCGCCAGGCTGCTCAAGCTGCGCTACATCCTGCTGGGCTCCGCCGTCGGAGGTGGCTACACTGCTAAGAAG ACATATGATGAATGGAAGGACATGTTTCCTGATCTGAGCGAATACACATGGATAGTCCCCGACTTTGTGTGGGAGCTGAGTGAGAATTTCGACTTAG ACAAACTAGCCAGTGCTTTGCCTGAAATGGAGGAGATTGCAAAGCTGCTCCCAGACATGGAGAAGATAGGGGAGAACTTCACGTTCCTTAAGAGTCTTCTCTCCAGCG GTGTGCGTAGTGAAGTCATTGGAGCTTCTGGTCTGCGTCTGTTGTTAG AAACCACGGGTGAGACGTCCCTCAAAGCGCCCGAGATGCAGTCGGCGACGGCCGGCATGACTGACAGTGCCGACAAGCAGTTTAAGAAG TCGTCGGATAAAGAAAAAGTCGACCAACTCCAAGAAGAGCTTCTTCGCACCCAG ATGAAGTACCAGCGTATGCTAGAACGTCTGGAGAAGGAGAACAAGGAGCTGAGGAAGGTGGTGCTACAGAAGGATGACAAAGGCATTCACCAGAGGAAGCTCCAG AAGTCGCTGATTGACATGTACTCTGAGGTCCTGGACATTCTGTCAGACTACGACTCCAACTACAATACCCAGGATCACTTGCCAAGG GTGGTGGTCGTAGGGGACCAGAGTGCAGGAAAGACCAGCGTGTTGGAGATGATCGCTCAGGCTCGGATCTTCCCCCGAGGCTCAGGAGAGATGATGACCAGGTCTCCTGTCAAG GTGACACTGAGCGAAGGGCCTCATCATGTAGCCATGTTCAAAGACAGCTCTCGTGAGTTTGACCTGGCAAAAGAGGAGGAC CTTGCAGCGTTGAGGCATGAAATTGAgctgaggatgaggaagagtgtgaaGGAGGGCCAAACAGTCAGTCCTGag ACTATATCTTTAAATGTAAAAGGCCCAGGCATCCAGAGAATGGTTCTGGTGGACCTACCAGGAGTAATCAGC ACTGTGACCACTGGCATGGCTTCAGACACCAAGGACACCATCTTCAGCATCAGCAGAGCCTACATGCAGAACCCAAACGCCATCATTTTATGCATTCAGG ATGGTTCGGTCGATGCAGAGCGCAGTATAGTCACCGACCTGGTCAGCCAGATGGACCCTCATGGCAGACGCACCATTTTTGTTCTGACCAAAGTGGACCTGGCAGAGAAGAATCTAGCCAGCCCAAGCCGA ATCCAGCAAATAGTTGAGGGCAAGCTGTTTCCTATGAAGGCTTTGGGTTACTTTGCTGTAGTGACTGGCAAAG GCAGTAGTAATGAAAGCATAGAATCCATTAAAGACTATGAAGAGGACTTCTTTCAGAAATCCAGACTGCTGAG AGACGGCATGCTGAAGACCCACCAGGTAACCACAAAGAACCTGAGTCTGGCGGTGTCTGACTGCTTCTGGAAAATGGTGCGGGAATCAGTGGAACAGCAGGCAGATGCGTTCAAAG CTTCGCGCTTCAACCTGGAGACAGAGTGGAAGAATAATTACCCACGGTTACGGGAGCTGGACAGG AACGAGCTCTTTGAAAAGGCCAAAAATGAGATCCTGGATGAGGTCATCAGCTTGAGCCAGGTCACGCCAAAACACTGGCAA TCCATCTTGCAGAAGAAGCTGTGGGAGAGAGTGTCCACGCATGTTATTGAGAACATCTACCTGCCTGCTGCCCAGACCATGACCTCAGGCACCTTCAACACCACGGTGGACATCAAACTGAAGCAGTGGACAGACAAGCAGCTGCCACACAAGGCCCTGGAG GTTGCCTGGGAGACGCTGCAGGAGGAGTTTGCTCGGTTCATGGCGGAGTACAAAGGGAAAGATCAGGACGACATCTTCGACAAGCTCAAAGAAGCCGTCAAAGATGAGAGCATCAAGAGACACAAGTGGAACGAGAGTGCCATGGACAGCTTG CGAGTGATCCAGCACAACGCCCTGGAGGACCGCTCCATCACAGACAAGCCGCAGTGGGACGCCGCCATCGAGTTCATGGAGGAGACGCTACAGTCGCGCCTCAAAGACA CCGAGTCGGTGATAGCCGACATGGTGGGGCCAAACTGGAAGCAGAGATGGACAAGGTGGATCAATCGCTCGCCAGAACAA CACGTCCGCAACGAAACCAAGAACGAGCTGGACCGCCTGCTGAAGCTCAACGAGGAGCACACGGCCTACCTGGCCAACGACGAGGTCACCACCGTCCGCAAGAACCTGGAGGCtcgaggggtggaggtggacccCGTGTTG ATCAAGGACACCTGGCATCAACTATACCGACGACACTTTCTGCAGAAGGCCCTGTTCCACTGTAATCTCTGCCGAAGGGGTTTCTACTACTACCAGAGGCACTTTGTCGACTCTGAG CTGGAGTGCAATGACGTGGTTCTGTTCTGGAGGATCCAGAGGATGTTGGGCATCACAGCTAACACTCTTCGACAGCAGCTCACCAACACGGAGG TGCGGCGCTTGGAGAAGAATGTGAAAGAGGTGCTAGAAGACTTTGGGGAGGATGGTGAGAAGAAGAAGCACTTGATCACAGGCAGGAGAGTTCAGCTTGCCGAAGACCTCA
- the lnp1 gene encoding leukemia NUP98 fusion partner 1, with translation MDNEDDDDGNFTKWMSSYWGHGSGEDRAKEKKRSFRRPRRPTDGRRASMPCMSQLESSQLKQLHTATMLPSPSTEERAHPRPRRVSSDDNSWTTGSGGGPVPGLSESFEMLHLRKHRIMSLNDANNACLICHEKLCNGGAAGGAQSSHYSQRLHREVTRPGQEARPRSVSTTTICERRKEVREETRLPWHQLPLRRQR, from the exons ATGGACAACGAGGACGACGACGATGGCAACTTCACCAAGTGGATGAGCAGCTACTGGGGACACGGGTCTGGTGAGGATCGGGccaaagagaagaagagaagctTCCGAAGGCCCAGACGCCCCACAGACGGCAGACGGGCATCAATGCCATGCATG tCACAGCTGGAGTCTTCACAGCTAAAACAGCTCCACACCGCCACCATGCTCCCATCTCCCTCCACGGAGGAGCGTGCCCACCCCCGCCCTCGCCGTGTCTCATCCGACGACAACAGCTGGACGACAGGGTCGGGTGGCGGCCCTGTCCCGGGACTGTCCGAATCTTTCGAGATGCTTCACTTACGCAAGCACAGAATCATGTCACTG AATGATGCGAATAATGCGTGTTTGATCTGCCATGAGAAACTGTGCAatggaggagcagcaggaggTGCCCAAAGCTCCCACTACTCCCAGCGCCTCCACAGAGAG GTGACGAGACCAGGACAGGAGGCACGGCCTCGCAGTGTGAGCACCACGACCATCTGCGAACGAAGGAAGGAAGTGCGGGAAGAAACACGCCTGCCCTGGCACCAGCTGCCCCTGCGCAGACAACGCTGA
- the opa1 gene encoding dynamin-like GTPase OPA1, mitochondrial isoform X2 encodes MLRAGSTISCIACRNLLPSRSGVRFRLPLQKLHPLSRAIHHRSSQGSNPQRPPHCTAARHYTSLSRLPLRPGRARPAGPGHQQHRSFWVARLAARLLKLRYILLGSAVGGGYTAKKTYDEWKDMFPDLSEYTWIVPDFVWELSENFDLDKLASALPEMEEIAKLLPDMEKIGENFTFLKSLLSSETTGETSLKAPEMQSATAGMTDSADKQFKKSSDKEKVDQLQEELLRTQMKYQRMLERLEKENKELRKVVLQKDDKGIHQRKLQKSLIDMYSEVLDILSDYDSNYNTQDHLPRVVVVGDQSAGKTSVLEMIAQARIFPRGSGEMMTRSPVKVTLSEGPHHVAMFKDSSREFDLAKEEDLAALRHEIELRMRKSVKEGQTVSPETISLNVKGPGIQRMVLVDLPGVISTVTTGMASDTKDTIFSISRAYMQNPNAIILCIQDGSVDAERSIVTDLVSQMDPHGRRTIFVLTKVDLAEKNLASPSRIQQIVEGKLFPMKALGYFAVVTGKGSSNESIESIKDYEEDFFQKSRLLRDGMLKTHQVTTKNLSLAVSDCFWKMVRESVEQQADAFKASRFNLETEWKNNYPRLRELDRNELFEKAKNEILDEVISLSQVTPKHWQSILQKKLWERVSTHVIENIYLPAAQTMTSGTFNTTVDIKLKQWTDKQLPHKALEVAWETLQEEFARFMAEYKGKDQDDIFDKLKEAVKDESIKRHKWNESAMDSLRVIQHNALEDRSITDKPQWDAAIEFMEETLQSRLKDTESVIADMVGPNWKQRWTRWINRSPEQHVRNETKNELDRLLKLNEEHTAYLANDEVTTVRKNLEARGVEVDPVLIKDTWHQLYRRHFLQKALFHCNLCRRGFYYYQRHFVDSELECNDVVLFWRIQRMLGITANTLRQQLTNTEVRRLEKNVKEVLEDFGEDGEKKKHLITGRRVQLAEDLKKVREIQEKLEAFIEALHKEK; translated from the exons ATGTTGCGCGCTGGAAGTACAATTTCCTG CATAGCATGCAGGAATCTGCTCCCCTCCAGATCGGGGGTGAGGTTCCGCCTGCCCCTGCAGAAGCTGCACCCTCTTTCCCGCGCCATCCACCACCGCTCGTCACAGGGCTCCAACCCTCAGCGGCCCCCTCACTGCACGGCTGCGCGCCactacacctccctctccaggcTGCCCTTGCGTCCCGGCCGGGCCCGGCCAGCCGGCCCCGGGCACCAGCAGCACCGCTCCTTCTGGGTGGCCCGTCTGGCCGCCAGGCTGCTCAAGCTGCGCTACATCCTGCTGGGCTCCGCCGTCGGAGGTGGCTACACTGCTAAGAAG ACATATGATGAATGGAAGGACATGTTTCCTGATCTGAGCGAATACACATGGATAGTCCCCGACTTTGTGTGGGAGCTGAGTGAGAATTTCGACTTAG ACAAACTAGCCAGTGCTTTGCCTGAAATGGAGGAGATTGCAAAGCTGCTCCCAGACATGGAGAAGATAGGGGAGAACTTCACGTTCCTTAAGAGTCTTCTCTCCAGCG AAACCACGGGTGAGACGTCCCTCAAAGCGCCCGAGATGCAGTCGGCGACGGCCGGCATGACTGACAGTGCCGACAAGCAGTTTAAGAAG TCGTCGGATAAAGAAAAAGTCGACCAACTCCAAGAAGAGCTTCTTCGCACCCAG ATGAAGTACCAGCGTATGCTAGAACGTCTGGAGAAGGAGAACAAGGAGCTGAGGAAGGTGGTGCTACAGAAGGATGACAAAGGCATTCACCAGAGGAAGCTCCAG AAGTCGCTGATTGACATGTACTCTGAGGTCCTGGACATTCTGTCAGACTACGACTCCAACTACAATACCCAGGATCACTTGCCAAGG GTGGTGGTCGTAGGGGACCAGAGTGCAGGAAAGACCAGCGTGTTGGAGATGATCGCTCAGGCTCGGATCTTCCCCCGAGGCTCAGGAGAGATGATGACCAGGTCTCCTGTCAAG GTGACACTGAGCGAAGGGCCTCATCATGTAGCCATGTTCAAAGACAGCTCTCGTGAGTTTGACCTGGCAAAAGAGGAGGAC CTTGCAGCGTTGAGGCATGAAATTGAgctgaggatgaggaagagtgtgaaGGAGGGCCAAACAGTCAGTCCTGag ACTATATCTTTAAATGTAAAAGGCCCAGGCATCCAGAGAATGGTTCTGGTGGACCTACCAGGAGTAATCAGC ACTGTGACCACTGGCATGGCTTCAGACACCAAGGACACCATCTTCAGCATCAGCAGAGCCTACATGCAGAACCCAAACGCCATCATTTTATGCATTCAGG ATGGTTCGGTCGATGCAGAGCGCAGTATAGTCACCGACCTGGTCAGCCAGATGGACCCTCATGGCAGACGCACCATTTTTGTTCTGACCAAAGTGGACCTGGCAGAGAAGAATCTAGCCAGCCCAAGCCGA ATCCAGCAAATAGTTGAGGGCAAGCTGTTTCCTATGAAGGCTTTGGGTTACTTTGCTGTAGTGACTGGCAAAG GCAGTAGTAATGAAAGCATAGAATCCATTAAAGACTATGAAGAGGACTTCTTTCAGAAATCCAGACTGCTGAG AGACGGCATGCTGAAGACCCACCAGGTAACCACAAAGAACCTGAGTCTGGCGGTGTCTGACTGCTTCTGGAAAATGGTGCGGGAATCAGTGGAACAGCAGGCAGATGCGTTCAAAG CTTCGCGCTTCAACCTGGAGACAGAGTGGAAGAATAATTACCCACGGTTACGGGAGCTGGACAGG AACGAGCTCTTTGAAAAGGCCAAAAATGAGATCCTGGATGAGGTCATCAGCTTGAGCCAGGTCACGCCAAAACACTGGCAA TCCATCTTGCAGAAGAAGCTGTGGGAGAGAGTGTCCACGCATGTTATTGAGAACATCTACCTGCCTGCTGCCCAGACCATGACCTCAGGCACCTTCAACACCACGGTGGACATCAAACTGAAGCAGTGGACAGACAAGCAGCTGCCACACAAGGCCCTGGAG GTTGCCTGGGAGACGCTGCAGGAGGAGTTTGCTCGGTTCATGGCGGAGTACAAAGGGAAAGATCAGGACGACATCTTCGACAAGCTCAAAGAAGCCGTCAAAGATGAGAGCATCAAGAGACACAAGTGGAACGAGAGTGCCATGGACAGCTTG CGAGTGATCCAGCACAACGCCCTGGAGGACCGCTCCATCACAGACAAGCCGCAGTGGGACGCCGCCATCGAGTTCATGGAGGAGACGCTACAGTCGCGCCTCAAAGACA CCGAGTCGGTGATAGCCGACATGGTGGGGCCAAACTGGAAGCAGAGATGGACAAGGTGGATCAATCGCTCGCCAGAACAA CACGTCCGCAACGAAACCAAGAACGAGCTGGACCGCCTGCTGAAGCTCAACGAGGAGCACACGGCCTACCTGGCCAACGACGAGGTCACCACCGTCCGCAAGAACCTGGAGGCtcgaggggtggaggtggacccCGTGTTG ATCAAGGACACCTGGCATCAACTATACCGACGACACTTTCTGCAGAAGGCCCTGTTCCACTGTAATCTCTGCCGAAGGGGTTTCTACTACTACCAGAGGCACTTTGTCGACTCTGAG CTGGAGTGCAATGACGTGGTTCTGTTCTGGAGGATCCAGAGGATGTTGGGCATCACAGCTAACACTCTTCGACAGCAGCTCACCAACACGGAGG TGCGGCGCTTGGAGAAGAATGTGAAAGAGGTGCTAGAAGACTTTGGGGAGGATGGTGAGAAGAAGAAGCACTTGATCACAGGCAGGAGAGTTCAGCTTGCCGAAGACCTCA